The genomic DNA CCGCGGCGACCCGCAGGTGCCGTCGCACGCCTATCCCGAGCCGCCCACCGTGGTGCCCGGCACCAGCGTGGGCGCCGCCGCCGCCAAGGTGGTGCTCGCCAACCCGCCGGCCGGCGTCACCCAGGCCATGGTCGACGCGGGGCAGGCCTCGTTCGGCACCGTGTGCTCCGCGTGCCACGGGCAGAACGGCACCGGCAGCCCCGCGGGGCCCGCGCTCAACGACCGCGCGTGGCTGAACATCAGCGGGCAGTACCCCGAGATCGTCACCCTCATCAACAGCGGCGTCCCCAAGCCCAAGCAGTACCCGGGGATGATGCCGCCCAAGGGCGGCGGCGCCTTCGACGACGCCCAGGTGCGCAGCATCGCCGCGTACGTGTACGCCCTCAGCCAGCAGGGGGGAGCATGAGCCGCAGGGACAACGAGACCTTCCGCACCGTCGAGGGGCGCTACCAGTCGTTCGAAGAGGCCCACCCGAAGCAGCGCTCGCGGTCGGCGTTTGCCAACATCCGGCTTCCCGTGCTGAGCGACGAGGCCGAAAAGGGCGTCGGCACGGCGCTGGGCTTTGGGCTGGGGGCCCTGCTGCTGCTGCTGTGCGCCGTGTGCGTGGCCGCCTCGCGCAGCTGGGCGGCGCTGGACCGCTCGGGTGCCCAGCTGGCGTACGCCATCGCCGCGTTCTTCCTGCTGCTGGCGGGGCTGGGCGGCATCATCGCCACGTACAACCACATCTTCCGGGTGATCCCCGGCGACGGCGGGCACCACTAGCCCCGCACGTGGGGAAAGACGCCGGCCGGGCTCCCTCCGGCCGGCGTTTTTGCGGTCCGGAGCAGGGCACTGCGCGGCTTTGTGCACGCTGTTGAACGTGAGGGCGGGATGAGAGCGTTGACAATTCGCAAGCAGTGACGTATTCTGTGGCTCATCCCTGGAGTACATCCGCGCTTCGTGCGCTCACTGGTTTTCGGAGACCGCCCATGTCCCGTACTCGTTCGTCG from Longimicrobium sp. includes the following:
- a CDS encoding c-type cytochrome, giving the protein MAYVFRGRPAPAALLLAAALLAGCEPGAQGGYAKISYRGDPQVPSHAYPEPPTVVPGTSVGAAAAKVVLANPPAGVTQAMVDAGQASFGTVCSACHGQNGTGSPAGPALNDRAWLNISGQYPEIVTLINSGVPKPKQYPGMMPPKGGGAFDDAQVRSIAAYVYALSQQGGA